One Sporomusaceae bacterium ACPt DNA window includes the following coding sequences:
- a CDS encoding Carbon monoxide dehydrogenase/acetyl-CoA synthase subunit alpha produces the protein MSKQICELAYQGASTAVGVAEKLLTEAIEKHGAEAPVKYPDTAYKLPIVTALSGEEILTLGDLVPVLNRIKTNNLKLEPVLENALLAGEATLYAGEIIEALRYIGDGKPDEAPYTGFLPDPILRKFGVPLVDGTIPGVAVVTGKAKDSKAGAKLIKDLQSKGIMVMLVNDIIEQCIEENIKVGVDYITFPLGKFTQIIHAVNFAARAGLAFGGIPKGAREQMLDYQKRRVPAFVIALGELDAVTVAIGAGALFMGFPIVTDQALPPELTIPGLLEPQPDYDKIVPLALELRDIKLKIVDIPVPITVGPAFEGETIRKADAWVEFGGGRTTGFELVRMVGPDDIEDGKIQVIGPEIDEMPEGSQFPLGIMVDIYGRKMQEDFEGVLERRIHYFINYGEGLWHVAQRDLCWLRISKQAKEAGFKIRHFGEILLAKFKSDYPAIVDRVQVTLITDKEVIEEKIKIARDKYQKRDARLKGLTDESVENFYSCVLCQSFAPNHVCIVTPERVGLCGAVSWLDAKASNEITPTGPNQPIPKGECIDPVKGMWKNINNYLYTASNRTLEEVNLYTLMDRPMTSCGCFEAIMAVLPSTNGIMVTTREYTGNTPCGMTFSTLAGTCGGGVQTPGFMGIGRRYLVSSKFIPADGGLARIVWMPKELKEFLRDDLVEQAVKSGLGADFIDKIADETIGITEESILPFLEEKQHPALKLEPLI, from the coding sequence ATGTCCAAACAAATTTGCGAGTTGGCCTATCAAGGAGCATCGACCGCTGTTGGTGTTGCAGAAAAGCTGCTCACCGAGGCTATCGAAAAGCATGGGGCTGAAGCCCCGGTCAAGTACCCGGATACTGCTTACAAATTGCCTATCGTTACGGCGCTGAGCGGGGAAGAAATCCTAACGTTAGGAGACCTTGTTCCTGTTCTCAATCGGATTAAAACCAACAACCTTAAGCTTGAACCGGTCTTGGAAAATGCTCTCCTAGCCGGCGAAGCCACACTGTATGCGGGAGAAATCATCGAAGCCTTACGCTATATCGGTGATGGCAAGCCGGATGAAGCTCCCTACACTGGCTTTTTACCTGACCCCATATTGCGGAAGTTTGGTGTTCCGCTAGTTGACGGAACCATTCCGGGTGTTGCTGTTGTTACAGGAAAGGCCAAGGACAGCAAAGCCGGCGCAAAGTTGATCAAGGACTTGCAGTCAAAGGGCATCATGGTCATGCTGGTAAACGATATTATCGAACAATGCATAGAAGAAAACATCAAAGTCGGCGTTGACTATATTACTTTCCCGCTGGGGAAATTCACCCAAATCATCCATGCAGTCAACTTCGCGGCCCGGGCCGGACTTGCGTTCGGCGGTATTCCGAAAGGGGCCAGAGAACAAATGCTCGACTATCAGAAACGTCGTGTTCCTGCGTTCGTAATTGCCCTGGGAGAATTGGATGCCGTTACTGTGGCCATTGGGGCCGGCGCATTGTTCATGGGTTTCCCTATTGTCACCGATCAGGCACTGCCGCCTGAGCTAACCATCCCCGGCTTACTGGAGCCCCAACCGGATTATGACAAGATTGTACCGCTGGCTCTTGAGTTGCGTGATATTAAACTCAAAATAGTCGATATTCCTGTTCCCATTACTGTCGGCCCGGCGTTTGAAGGCGAAACCATCCGTAAGGCCGATGCATGGGTGGAATTCGGCGGTGGGCGGACTACCGGCTTTGAGCTGGTACGGATGGTCGGCCCGGATGATATTGAGGACGGAAAGATTCAAGTGATTGGGCCTGAGATTGATGAAATGCCGGAAGGCAGTCAGTTTCCCTTGGGCATTATGGTTGACATCTATGGACGCAAGATGCAGGAAGATTTTGAGGGAGTACTAGAACGCCGTATTCATTACTTCATCAATTACGGCGAAGGCCTTTGGCATGTGGCGCAACGCGACCTTTGCTGGCTGCGCATTAGCAAACAGGCCAAAGAAGCAGGTTTTAAAATTCGTCATTTTGGGGAAATCCTGTTGGCCAAATTCAAGTCCGACTACCCTGCTATTGTCGACCGTGTACAAGTAACGCTCATCACCGACAAAGAAGTCATTGAAGAAAAAATAAAAATTGCCCGGGATAAATACCAGAAACGCGATGCCCGGTTGAAAGGGCTTACCGATGAGTCGGTGGAGAACTTCTACTCCTGTGTGCTCTGCCAGTCATTTGCCCCTAACCATGTCTGCATTGTAACTCCGGAGCGGGTCGGCCTCTGTGGTGCTGTTAGTTGGCTGGATGCAAAGGCATCTAACGAAATCACACCAACAGGGCCCAATCAGCCTATTCCCAAAGGTGAATGCATTGATCCTGTTAAAGGCATGTGGAAAAATATCAACAACTATCTATATACGGCCTCGAACCGGACACTGGAAGAAGTCAATCTCTATACCCTGATGGATAGGCCCATGACTTCCTGTGGCTGTTTTGAGGCGATCATGGCTGTCCTGCCGTCAACAAACGGCATTATGGTTACAACCAGGGAATACACAGGTAACACTCCTTGCGGCATGACCTTCTCGACTCTGGCCGGAACATGCGGCGGCGGGGTTCAGACACCGGGATTCATGGGAATTGGCCGCCGTTACCTTGTAAGCTCTAAATTTATTCCCGCAGATGGCGGTCTTGCCCGTATTGTATGGATGCCGAAAGAATTAAAAGAATTTTTGCGGGATGATCTTGTTGAACAGGCAGTAAAGTCTGGCTTGGGTGCGGATTTTATTGACAAAATTGCCGACGAAACAATCGGTATTACGGAAGAAAGTATTTTACCTTTCCTTGAGGAAAAACAGCATCCCGCTCTCAAGCTAGAGCCGCTCATCTAG
- the hutH_3 gene encoding Histidine ammonia-lyase: MLLLDGYSLTLESVVKVAREYQEAGLSEQGRKQILASREIVDKILEEESPVYGISTGFGDFSRIFISKEKREKLQKNLIVSHATGVGEYLPEDVVRSAMLLRANSLAKGYSGIKLSTVEMLLHMLNKRICPAVPAKGSVGASGDLAPLSHMVLVMLGEGQAFVNGKLVSGAEALAQSGLTPVTLGGKEGLALINGTQIMTAIGCMVWQDAVNLMKTADVAAALCIEALRGTRTAFDPRISQVRPHAGQLATTDNMLRLTAKSSIIESHVNCSKVQDAYSLRCVPQVHGASKDALRRMEETLMIEINAATDNPLIMPDTGEAISGGNFHGQPIALVMDYLKLALAEIGNISERRTNRLLDTHLSELPPFLTAYPGEDSGLMITQYTAASLVSENKVLVHPASADSIPTSANQEDHVSMGTIAARQAREILENVRYILAIECLAAAQGIDFLAPLTPGIGTGAAHQAIRQVVPHLDEDRMPAPDIQSIYRLIADGSLVAKVEEAIGILKI, encoded by the coding sequence ATGTTATTATTAGACGGATATTCCTTAACATTAGAAAGTGTGGTCAAGGTAGCCCGCGAATACCAAGAAGCGGGGTTAAGTGAGCAAGGGCGTAAGCAAATCCTGGCAAGCAGGGAGATTGTAGACAAGATTTTAGAAGAAGAAAGTCCGGTATATGGAATATCCACCGGGTTTGGCGATTTTAGCCGGATCTTTATCTCCAAAGAGAAGCGGGAAAAGCTGCAAAAAAACCTGATCGTAAGCCATGCGACAGGCGTGGGTGAATATTTGCCAGAGGATGTTGTGCGGTCAGCCATGCTGCTCAGGGCCAATTCACTGGCCAAAGGCTATTCCGGTATTAAGCTTTCTACTGTGGAAATGCTCCTGCACATGCTGAACAAGCGGATATGCCCGGCGGTTCCGGCCAAAGGATCGGTAGGAGCCAGCGGTGATTTGGCTCCCCTTTCGCATATGGTATTAGTCATGTTAGGGGAAGGGCAGGCCTTTGTAAACGGCAAGTTGGTAAGCGGCGCCGAGGCCTTGGCACAAAGCGGCCTTACGCCTGTGACGCTGGGCGGCAAGGAAGGACTGGCCCTTATTAACGGTACCCAGATCATGACTGCTATAGGCTGCATGGTATGGCAGGATGCCGTCAATCTCATGAAGACCGCCGATGTGGCCGCCGCACTGTGTATAGAAGCGCTGCGCGGGACCCGTACCGCCTTTGATCCGCGAATCAGCCAAGTGAGACCGCATGCCGGGCAGTTGGCAACAACAGACAATATGCTGCGCCTGACGGCAAAAAGCTCCATTATCGAATCACATGTTAATTGTTCCAAAGTTCAGGATGCCTATTCTTTGCGCTGCGTGCCGCAGGTGCATGGCGCATCGAAAGATGCCTTGCGGCGGATGGAAGAAACACTTATGATTGAAATTAACGCCGCCACCGATAATCCGCTCATTATGCCGGATACCGGAGAGGCCATCTCGGGCGGAAACTTTCACGGGCAGCCGATCGCCCTGGTTATGGATTATTTGAAGTTGGCCCTGGCGGAGATCGGTAATATTTCCGAACGGCGCACCAACCGGTTGCTTGACACTCATTTAAGCGAACTGCCGCCTTTTCTGACGGCCTATCCCGGTGAAGATTCCGGTCTTATGATTACCCAGTACACGGCAGCTTCCTTAGTATCAGAAAACAAGGTGCTTGTTCATCCGGCCAGCGCTGATTCTATACCAACATCGGCTAACCAGGAAGATCACGTGAGTATGGGGACCATTGCCGCCCGTCAAGCCCGCGAAATTCTGGAGAATGTGCGCTATATACTGGCAATTGAGTGCTTAGCGGCTGCCCAGGGAATTGACTTCCTGGCGCCGCTGACGCCGGGTATCGGTACCGGTGCCGCCCACCAGGCCATTCGCCAGGTAGTGCCGCATTTGGATGAGGACCGGATGCCTGCTCCGGATATCCAAAGCATCTATCGGTTAATCGCTGACGGATCGCTGGTAGCAAAAGTGGAAGAAGCCATTGGCATACTGAAAATATAG
- the clpB1 gene encoding Chaperone protein ClpB 1, which translates to MTQDKFTQKAAAAIQEAQQLAAIHYHQELTTRHLLLALVKDNEGIVAYILAQLNIQYQALQARLEQLLKNIPSVRGQDSALRMNTAMVRVLALAEKQASSMKDEYVSVEHLLLAIVEDGDSDVVAACRDFGLAKSRILQIIQDFRGGRHVTSDNPEESMQALSKYGRDLTELARQGKLDPVIGRDEEIRRVVEILSRRTKNNPVLIGEPGVGKTAIVEGLARRILTGDVPEGLKNKTVYSLDLGAMVAGAKYRGEFEERLKNVLAEITKSEGRIILFIDELHTVVGAGAAEGAMDAGNILKPMLARGELRCIGATTLNEYRKHIEKDAALERRFQPVMVDQPGVEDTISILRGLRERYEVHHGVKIKDAALVAAAVLSDRYISDRFLPDKAIDLVDEAAAKLRTEIDSMPSELDESLRRVMQLEIEEQALKKETDPSSQEKLSRIREELANLKQQADSLKAQWQMEKQGIVRLRNLKKEIETVRTEMEAAERSYDLNRLAELKYGRMPELQQRLKNEEELLAQKRSHKVMLKEEVDEDDIAKIVSRWTGIPVTRLLTGEREKLMHLESILHERVVGQDAAVVAISEAIIRARAGIKDPNRPIGSFIFLGPTGVGKTELAKTLAEVLFDDERSMIRIDMSEYMEKHTVSRLIGAPPGYVGYDEGGQLTEAVRRRPYSVILLDEVEKAHNDVFNVLLQILDDGRLTDGKGRTVDFKNTVIIMTSNIGSHEILNNDFKVAKERVMDMMKRHFRPEFLNRIDDIIVFNALTSQQVADIAAIMLKNLNKRLKKQLNITLSWDDKALALLAQKGYDPNFGARPLKRLISKFIETELSKKIVKGEVPEGSIVELSADDAGILINVVLEPETV; encoded by the coding sequence ATGACCCAGGATAAATTCACCCAAAAAGCTGCGGCGGCTATTCAGGAAGCCCAGCAGTTGGCAGCCATACATTATCATCAAGAACTAACCACCCGCCATCTCTTGTTAGCTCTGGTTAAAGACAATGAGGGCATTGTTGCGTATATCTTGGCGCAGCTTAATATTCAATACCAAGCGCTTCAGGCCAGACTGGAGCAACTTTTGAAAAATATTCCTTCGGTCCGAGGCCAAGACAGCGCTCTTAGAATGAACACCGCCATGGTCAGGGTGCTGGCGTTGGCTGAGAAACAGGCGTCATCCATGAAGGATGAATATGTCAGTGTTGAGCACCTGCTGCTGGCCATTGTGGAAGACGGCGACAGTGATGTAGTCGCTGCCTGCCGGGACTTCGGTCTGGCTAAAAGCCGTATTCTCCAAATCATTCAAGATTTTCGCGGCGGCCGCCATGTGACTTCCGACAATCCTGAAGAAAGCATGCAAGCACTGAGCAAATATGGCCGCGACCTTACCGAGCTGGCCCGCCAGGGCAAACTGGACCCTGTTATCGGGCGGGATGAAGAAATTCGCCGCGTAGTGGAAATTCTGTCCCGCCGCACCAAAAACAACCCTGTTTTGATCGGTGAGCCCGGTGTCGGTAAAACAGCTATTGTTGAAGGATTAGCCCGCCGTATTTTGACAGGCGATGTGCCGGAAGGGCTTAAAAACAAAACCGTTTATTCGCTTGACCTTGGGGCCATGGTGGCCGGCGCCAAGTATCGGGGTGAGTTTGAAGAACGCCTGAAAAATGTATTGGCCGAAATCACCAAATCGGAAGGCCGGATTATCCTGTTCATTGACGAACTGCACACCGTTGTGGGGGCAGGCGCTGCCGAAGGCGCCATGGATGCAGGCAATATCTTAAAACCCATGCTTGCCCGGGGTGAACTTCGCTGCATCGGTGCTACCACCCTTAACGAATACCGCAAACATATCGAAAAAGACGCCGCCTTGGAGCGCCGCTTCCAGCCGGTCATGGTGGACCAGCCGGGTGTGGAAGACACCATCTCCATCCTGCGGGGTCTGAGAGAACGGTATGAAGTGCATCATGGTGTAAAAATCAAAGATGCCGCGCTGGTGGCAGCCGCTGTTTTGTCTGACCGCTATATTTCCGACCGCTTCCTCCCGGACAAAGCCATTGACCTTGTCGATGAGGCGGCAGCCAAACTCCGCACCGAAATTGACTCTATGCCCAGTGAACTGGATGAGTCTTTGCGCCGGGTCATGCAACTGGAAATTGAAGAACAAGCTTTAAAGAAAGAAACTGACCCGTCTTCTCAGGAAAAACTCAGCCGCATCCGGGAAGAACTGGCCAACCTCAAACAACAGGCCGATTCGCTGAAAGCCCAATGGCAAATGGAAAAACAAGGGATAGTGCGTCTGCGCAATCTCAAAAAAGAAATTGAAACCGTACGCACTGAGATGGAAGCCGCTGAACGCAGCTATGATCTTAATCGTCTGGCTGAGCTGAAATACGGCCGTATGCCTGAATTGCAGCAGCGGCTCAAGAATGAAGAAGAACTGTTGGCCCAAAAACGTTCCCATAAGGTTATGCTAAAAGAAGAAGTCGATGAAGATGACATTGCCAAAATTGTCAGCCGCTGGACAGGAATTCCGGTTACCCGCTTGCTTACCGGTGAACGGGAAAAACTCATGCACCTGGAATCCATCCTTCATGAACGGGTGGTTGGTCAAGATGCTGCTGTTGTTGCCATAAGCGAGGCTATTATCCGGGCGCGGGCCGGTATCAAAGACCCCAACCGTCCTATTGGATCCTTCATCTTTCTCGGGCCTACCGGTGTGGGTAAAACCGAGCTGGCCAAAACGCTGGCCGAAGTGCTTTTCGACGATGAACGCAGCATGATCCGTATTGATATGAGCGAGTATATGGAGAAACACACTGTGTCCCGCCTCATTGGCGCTCCGCCCGGCTATGTAGGCTATGACGAAGGCGGTCAACTGACCGAAGCCGTTCGCCGTCGTCCCTACAGCGTTATTCTGCTTGATGAGGTAGAAAAAGCCCATAACGATGTTTTCAATGTTTTGCTGCAGATTCTGGACGATGGGCGTCTCACCGACGGTAAGGGACGCACTGTCGATTTTAAAAACACAGTCATCATTATGACCTCCAACATAGGGTCGCACGAAATTCTCAATAACGACTTCAAAGTAGCCAAAGAACGCGTGATGGACATGATGAAACGTCACTTCCGGCCTGAATTCTTGAACCGTATTGACGACATCATTGTATTCAACGCTCTCACCAGCCAACAAGTGGCTGACATCGCCGCCATCATGCTCAAAAATCTTAATAAACGGCTCAAAAAGCAACTTAACATTACTCTCTCTTGGGACGACAAAGCTCTCGCCCTGCTGGCCCAAAAAGGCTATGACCCGAACTTTGGGGCCCGCCCGCTGAAAAGACTCATTAGTAAGTTCATCGAAACCGAGCTTAGCAAGAAAATTGTTAAAGGCGAAGTACCGGAGGGCAGTATCGTGGAATTGAGCGCAGATGACGCCGGTATTCTAATTAATGTAGTGCTGGAGCCGGAAACAGTGTAA